One window of the Natronomonas marina genome contains the following:
- a CDS encoding V-type ATP synthase subunit E encodes MSLDTVVEDIRDEARARAEEIRTDGERRAEEIIEDAERDAEEIHEEAEREVEREISQEREQKLSSAKLEAKQERLEARREVLEDVRDDVEARIADIDGDEREQLTRALLEAAAEEFDDQETVRVHGRADDAELLETVVDDFGGFSVGDPVDCLGGVVVESDESRVRVNNTFDSVLDDVWEENLREISARLFEE; translated from the coding sequence ATGAGCCTTGATACGGTCGTAGAGGACATCCGAGACGAAGCCCGCGCGCGTGCGGAGGAGATTCGCACGGACGGCGAGCGCCGCGCCGAGGAGATCATCGAGGACGCCGAGCGCGACGCCGAGGAGATTCACGAGGAGGCCGAACGCGAGGTCGAACGGGAGATCTCCCAGGAGCGCGAGCAGAAGCTCTCCAGTGCGAAGCTCGAGGCCAAACAGGAGCGCCTCGAGGCACGCCGCGAGGTGCTCGAGGATGTCCGCGACGACGTGGAAGCTCGCATCGCCGACATCGACGGCGACGAGCGCGAACAGCTGACCCGGGCGTTGCTCGAGGCCGCAGCCGAGGAGTTCGACGACCAGGAGACGGTCCGCGTCCACGGCCGCGCCGACGACGCCGAGTTGCTCGAAACCGTGGTCGACGACTTCGGGGGCTTCTCCGTCGGCGACCCCGTCGACTGTCTCGGCGGCGTCGTCGTCGAGTCCGACGAGTCGCGGGTCCGGGTGAACAACACGTTCGACTCCGTCCTCGACGACGTCTGGGAGGAGAACCTGCGCGAGATCAGCGCGCGTCTCTTCGAAGAATGA